Sequence from the Petrotoga mexicana DSM 14811 genome:
CCATATTAACAACTATCTTCACAAGTTTTGGGACTTGTAATTCGTTTTTGTAGTTAAATTCTTTCATCATAGAGGGAATTACTACTTCTTTGTACCTGTCTTTCAGAGGTATATACTGAACTTTCTCCATTGATAGTCCTCCTTTTTGCTTCTTACCTTACCTACTTGATTTTTACAAGTTTTCAAAATTTGAATGAATTAAGACTTCTCTACTATTTCACCACATTTTTTGCAATATCTTACTTTACTTCCATCTTCAAGAAATTTAAATCCCACTCTTGTTTTTTGATCACAATTTGGACAAACTAACATAACGTTTGAAATATCAATAGGACTGGGTTGCTCGATAATTCCCCCTTCCCTCATCTTTTGAGTGGGCCTTTGATGTTTCTTGACGACGTTTACATTATCTACAATAACTTTTTTATCCTTTGGTATAACCCTTAAAACTTTGCTTCTTTTTCCTTTATCTTTTCCAGAAATTACTATTACAGTGTCATCTCTTTTTATTTTATACATATTTTCACCTCACCAAACTTCTTTTGCTAACGATGCTATTTTCGCATAGCCTTTTTCCCGCACTTCTCTGGCTACTGGGCCAAAAACCCTCGTCCCTAAAGGTAATTTATTTTTATCAACTAGTACTGCAGCATTGTCATCAAATCTAATATAGGTTCCATCTTTCCTTTTTATCTCTTTTTTCGTTCTGACAATAACGGCTTGAACTACTTGACCTTTTTTCAAATCTGTGTGAGGTATGGCTTCCCTAACGGAGCAAACAACGGTGTCTCCAACGGTTCCTTTTGATTTATGAAATCCTCCGAGTACTTTAATAACTCTTAAAACTTTTGCTCCAGAGTTATCAGCGACTCTAACTTTACTCTCTAGTTGTACCATCAACCTCACCTCCAAAGGCTTCTTGTACTTCTTCTTCAACTGACTCGGGTGTTTCAACTTCTTCCGATAAAATATTTTTTCTCACAATTCTTTTTAAAACAAAAGCCTTTGTTTTGGAAAGCTTTCTAGATTCTTCTATTTCAACAATATCACCGATCTCACATTCGTTATTTTCGTCATGTGCATGGTATCTTCTGGTTTTTTTAACAAATTTGTGGTATTTGGGATGTTTGGTAAGTCTGTCTGTTTCTACCGTTATCGTTTTGTCCATCGCATTGCTGACAACTTTTCCCGTTATTATCTTTTTAGACATGAAATTTACCTCCTTATTCCGAGTTCCCTTTCTTTGAGGATGGTCTTTATTCGAGCTATATCTTTCTTTACTTGCTTGATACTTGAAGAATTTTTTAGTTGTCCAAGTTCAAGTTGAAACCTCAATTGAAATAATTTTTCCTTTAAATTGTTTAATTCTTCATTGAGCTCTTCGTCTGTTAATTCTCTCATCTCAGTTATTCTCATCAGAGCTCCCCTCCTATTTCATATCTTTGAACTATCTTAGTCCTTATCGGTAGCTTGGAGGCGGCATACTCTAAGGCCCTTTTGGCAGTTGCTTCATCGACTCCACCTATCTCAAACATTACCCTTCCCTTCTTTACAACCGCTACCCAACCTTCTACATCACCTTTACCTTTTCCTTGCCTTGTTCCAATACCTTTGGAAGTTACTGGTTTATCTGGAAAAACGTTAATCCAAATATTTCCTGTTCTTTTTAAGGTTCTAACCATAGATAACCTACATGCTTCTATCTGTTGAGCGGTTATCCATGAACTTTCCATCGCTTTTAATCCCCAGTCACCAAAATGTACCAAACTAGCACCTTTTGTCATTCCTTTGACTGTTCCGCGTTGTTGTTTTCTGTATTTCACTCTTTTAGGCATTAACATTTAGGATTTCCTCCTTTTTTACCATTTCTACGATCTTTAGCATGCTTTAGCGCCCCTTTGCCCCGCTCCCCACCCTAAGGAAGAACACAATATTTTGTCCCTTCATTTCGTAGCTCCATCCATAAGGATGGGGAAAGATATCTTCACTCCGCTCCTTACCTTTTAGGATGAGCAGAAGACTTTGCCTCTTCATCTGGTAGCCCATCCATTTGGAAACATTATTGAATTATCGTATCTCCATGATAGACCCATACCTTTATTCCTATGGTGCCGTATTTAGTTTGAGAATGAACGATAGCGTAATCTATGTTTGATCTTAAGGTTTGAAGAGGTAATCTTCCTTCCATATACCATTCTGTTCTTGCTATTTCAGCACCACCAAGCCTGCCAGAAACCATAATTTTCACGCCTTTAGCGCCTCTTCTCATGGCGTTGCTTATAGCTCTTTTCATGGCAACTTTGTGCGAAACCCTTCTTTGAAGTTGACCCGATACATCTTCAGCTATGAGTTGAGCATCAACGTAAGGATTTTTTACTTCTTGAGCGTAGACCTTAACATTTTTATCGCCCACTATGTTTTTCAAATCATCTCTAATTTTTTTTATCTCTGAACCTTTTCGTCCGATCAAAATCCCTAGTCTTGCACCATAGATATCTATTCTTATTAACGAATCGCTGGGTCTTTCAATTAATATATCTGAAATTCCGGCAGCTTCGTAATTTGATTTTAGATAATTTCTTATCTTTTCATCTTCATGTAAATAATCAGAATAATTCTTTTCGTTAAACCATACAGATTTCCAATTTTTATTGTTTCCAAGCCTGAAGCCGTTTGGATGCACTTTTGATCCCACTTAATTCACCTCACTTTATTTATCGGCACTTTTGTCTCTCACGGTTATATAAATATGGCTCATTCTTTTTTGAAGAATATCTGCTCTTCCATGAGACCTTGGCCATAGTCTTTTTAGTCTAGGGCCTTCATTCACCATTATTTCAGAAACATAAAGATTTTCAGCGTTCAACCCAAAATTATTCTCGGCGTTGGCTATCGCGGACATCAAAGTTTTGTATAGTATACGTGCTGATTTTTTTGGACTGAAAGTGAGTATTTGAAGTGCTTCACTTATATCTTTATTTCTTATTGAGTTGGCCATGGATCTAACTTTTTTTGGTGATATTCTTACATACTTTGTAACTGCCCTAGCTTCAACAATTGGTTCAGCAGCTTCTTTTTCTTTTCTCAATCTATGATAAACAGACCTTTTTACTTTTCTACCATCTTCTTGAACTCTGGAAACATTATTAGTAGCCATAAACTACCCTCCTCAACCTTGCTTTTCTAACTTTCCTTTAACCGCTTTTTTGTCCGGATGCCCTCCAAACCTTCTGGTTGGAGAAAATTCACCTAATCTATGACCGATCATTTGTTCAGTTATATAAACCGGTATGTGTTTCATTCCGTTATGAACTGCTATTGTGTGCCCAACCATTTCTGGAAGGATCATTGAAGCTCTTGACCAAGTTTTAATGACTTTTTTTTCACCCTTTTCGTTCATCTCTCTAATTTTTTTAATAAGACTCGGATGAACATATGGACCTTTCTTTAAAGATCTTCCCACCTACTGCACCTCCTTGCTTTTCATGTTTTAGACACTTTAGAAACTCTAAAGCTTCTGTTAGCGTCCCTTTGCCACGTTTCCCATCCAAAGTGTCTACTTTACCCTTCTTCTTACAATAAATTTATCGGATTGTTTTTTTCCTCTTCTTGTTTTATATCCTTTAGCAGGGGTCCCCCATGGGGATTTAGGAATGTGACCTTTGCTCCTTCCTTCTCCACCACCCATTGGATGGTCTACTGGATTTTGTACCATACCTCTTACTTTAGGCCTTCTTCCTAACCATCTAGTTTTTCCTGCTTTACCGTAAACTTCATTGGAGTGTTCTTCGTTGCTTACTACACCGATGGTAGCCATACAACTCAAACGAACCCTTCTCAATTCTCCAGAAGGCATTTTTAAAAGTGCATATTTACCTTCTTTAGCCATTAACTGAGCATAGGTCCCTGCAGATTTTGCTATTTTTCCACCTCTGCCTGGTTCAAATTCTATGTTGTGCACAAGTGTACCCAAAGGAATGTTCTCCAAAGGTAAGCAGTTGCCAACTTTGATTTCAGCATTTGCACCACTCATTACAGTTTCTCCAACTTTTAATCCTTTGGGAGATAATATATACCTTTTTTCCCCATCGGCGTATACCAATAAAGCTATCCTTGCACTTCTGTTGGGGTCGTATTCTATTGAAGCAACTTTTGCAGGAATATTCTCTTTATTCCTTTTAAAGTCGATTATTCTGTATTTTCTTTTATGTCCACCACCACGATGCCTCATTGTAACTCGACCGTAATGGTTCCTTCCTCCAGTTTTTTTCAAAGGTTCCAACAAACTTTTTTCGGGTTTGACTTTTGATAATTCGGAAAAATCAGAAGTCGTCATATATCTTCGCGTTGGTGTTACGGGTTTGTATTGTTTTAACGCCATTATTTATTCACCTCTCTTACAAACTGCCTTGCAATTCTCTAATTACGTAACCTTCTCCTAATTTAACTATTGCTTTTTTCCATCCTCTTGTATATCCTTCACTTCTTCCTAATCTTTTCGGTTTCGGCTTCATATTCATTACGTACACTTTCTCTACTTTGACTTTGAATATTGTTTCGATGGCTTCCTTTATTTCTGGTTTGGTAGCATCTTTCGCAACTTCAAATGTATATTTTCGTTCTTGCATGAGAGAATAAGTTTTTTCTGTTAAGATCGGCCTAGTAATAATATCGTACGCTTTTTGAAGCTCCATCAGCCGATCACCTCCTCGATTTTATTCACCATTTCTTTGGTAAGTACAATTTTCTCATTGTTTATTAAATCAAATACATTCAAACCATCCACATTTTTTTTATTTTGTCCAGGATTATCAGCAATAATTACTTTCACCTTTGGTAAATTTCTTGCAGACAATTTGAAGTTTTCGTATTGTTCTTGCTTATAAGGAAATAAAAATAAGACCTTTGTACCATCCATACCAAATTGGGTCAAAATATTTTTTACATCTTTTGTTCTAGGTTTTTCAAATTTAACATCATCCAAAACAATTAAGTTATTTTCTCTATACCTGACACTCAATGCAGATTTTAATGCTAATCTTTTCATTTTTTTGTTGAGATCTTTGTGAAATTCCCTAGGTTTTGGTCCAAAAGCTACTCCACCGTGTCGGAAAATAGGAGATCTAATTGATCCGGCTCTTGCTCTACCTAAATGCTTTTGAGGCCACGGTTTTCGGCCTCCTCCCCTGACTTCACTTCTAGTTTTTGTCGAAGCTGTACCTGCCCTTTTGTTGGTTAATTGCATATCCACGTATCTATATAGTACATCCATATTTGGGTCGATATTAAAAATTTCATCTTTAATATCTAACGTTCCCACTTTTTCATTTTTAATGTTGTATACATCTATCTGTGACATTTTTTAATTGACCTCCTTACTTCATTTTTGGGCGTTTAGCCTTAACGGCTTCTCTTATTGTTACTAATCCGCCCCTCGCTCCTGGGACTCCACCTTTGACCGCTATTAGATTGTTTTGTACATCAATGTAAACTACCTCTGAGTTTTGAATGGTTACCCTTTCATTTCCGTATTGACCAGCCATTTTTTTCCCTTTGAATACCTTAGAAGGATAGGATGCATTTCCTGTTGATCCTAGATCTCTATGAAATTTTGAACCGTGAGTTTTCTCTCCCCCTGAAAAGTTCCATCTTTTCATAACTCCTGAGTATCCTCGGCCTTTTGATTTACCTATTAAATCAATCTTTTCTCCTTCAGAAAAAATTGATACATCAATTTTTTGACCGATTTCGTAATCATCGACATTGTCTACTCTAAATTCCCTTAAATATCTCATGGGTTGCACTTGTGCCTTTTTGAAGTGACCCATCAATGGTTTGTTTGCTTTTCTTTCCGGTATCTCTTCAAAACCTATCTGTATAGCGTTATATCCATCTGTTTCTACGGTTTTCTTTTGAACTACCACACATGGTCCAGCTTTGATAACTGTCACCGGGATGGCTTTATCGTCTTTAAAAATTCGTGTCATTGCAACTTTTTTACCTAAAATACTCTTCATTTTCACACCTCCAGAGCCCGAATGATATCCGTCTTAATTTTTTTAGATTTACAATGGCATTAAGCCTTTATGTCTACAGATACTCCTGCTGGAATATTGACTTTCAACAGTTTAGTAACCGTATCTGATGAAGCATTGTAGATATATATAACTCTTTTATGAACAACTTTTTCAAATTGTTCCATTGAATATGAATATTTGTGTGGGGATCTTATTACCGAATATACAGTTCTCTTATTTGGTAATGGAATAGGACCAGAAACTTTAGCTTCGGTATCTTTTACGGCATCAATAATTTTTTTTGATGATTCATCTAGTAATCTATGGTCGTATCCTTTCAATCTAATTTTTATGTACTTATTATTGGCCATATTTTTTTAAAAAGCCTCCTTTTAACTCATTAGTAAGGGGAGCTGAAGCTCCCCGTACAATAATACATTCAAATTGATTATTCAATTATTTCTGTAACAACACCGGCTCCTACTGTCCTTCCACCCTCTCTTATAGCGAATCTCATCCCTTCTTCAAGGGCTACAGGGTAAATCAGTTCTACTGTCATATTGATATTGTCACCAGGCATTACCATCTCTGCACCGCTGGAAAATTCTACAAGAGTTCCTGTAACGTCTGCTGTTCTAATATAAAACTGAGGTCTGTAACCTTTGGTAAAGGGTGTGTGTCTTCCTCCCTCTTCCTTTTTCAATACGTATACCTCAGCCTTGAATTTTTTGTGAGGAGTAATTGAACCTGGAGCGGCGAGGACTTGACCTCTTTTTACTTCATCTTTTTCTATACCTCTTAAAAGACATCCGACGTTGTCTCCAGCTTCACCTTCATCCAATATCTTTCTAAACATCTCAACACCGGTTACAACAGTCTTTTTTGTTTCATAGCTCAAACCAACTATTTCAACTTGATCTCCAGTGTGAACAACACCTCTTTCGATTCTTCCAGTAACAACCGTTCCCCTTCCAGTAATGCTGAAAATATCTTCTATGGGCATTAAGAAAGGCTTATCAGTTTCTCTGACTGGATCTGGAAAGTAATTATCAATCGCATCTAGAAGTTCGTATATCTTTTGTGTCCAAGGACCGTCTGGGCTGTCTTCTTCCAATGCTTTTAGGGCAGAACCTTTAACAACTGGGACTTCATCTCCAGGAAATTCGTAGCTACTTAGGAGATCTCTAACTTCCATTTCTACTAAGTCTATTAATTCTTCGTCATCAACCATGTCAACTTTGTTTATAAAAACAGCTATAGCAGGAACGTTAACCTGTCTTGCCAACAAAACATGTTCCCTTGTTTGTGGCATAACACCATCAGTTGCGGCTACAACCAAAATAGCTCCATCCATTTGAGCTGCCCCAGTTATCATATTTTTTATGTAGTCCGCATGACCTGGACAATCTATATGTGCATAATGCCTTTTTTCTGTTTGATATTCAATGTGTGAAACGTTGATGGTGATTCCCCTTGCTTTTTCTTCAGGAGCTTTATCTATCATGTCAAAAGGTGTAAAATCTGCCCAGCCTTTGTAAGATAAAGCCTTGGATATAGCGGCGGTTAAAGTTGTTTTCCCGTGGTCAATATGACCGATAGTTCCTACGTTCATGTGTGTCTTTTCCCTAACAAACTTCTCTTTAGCCATTGTTCTATCTCCTCCTTATAAATTATTATTGAACTTATTCTCTACTTAAGAGTTTTTGAGTTACTTGCTCCGGAACCTCCTCATAATGAGAAAATTGAATCGAACTGGTTGCTCTTCCTTGCGAAAGAGATCTCATTACTGTGGCGTATCCGAATAATTCTGATAATGGAACATGGGCATGTATTATTCTGGTATTCGTTCCTCCCACGTTTTCAAAACTCTCTACTCTTCCTCTTCTTGAGCTTAAATCGGCAATTATATCTCCCATGTATTCTTCAGGAGTTGTAACGTCCACTTTCATGACAGGCTCTAACAAAACTGGTTTGGCTCTCTTTACTGCATCTTTAAAAGCCATAGATGCAGCTATTTTAAAGGCCATTTCTGAAGAGTCAACTTCATGGTATGAACCATCAAAAACTTCCACTTTAATAGCCACCATTGGATATCCCAATAAGACGCCATCTTGCATACTTTCCTTAACACCATTCTCTATGGCTGGTATATATTCTTTTGGTATGACTCCTCCCACTATTTTATCAACAAATTCGAATTCTTTTTCGCTATTCAAAGGCAGCGGTTCAATTCTAAGTTTAACATGTCCGTACTGCCCACGACCTCCAGTTTGCCTTATATATTTACCTTCAGCTTCGGCTGGAAGTTTTATTGTTTCTTTATATGCTACACGCGGCTGACCTACTTTAACGTTCACCTTGTATTCTCTTTTAATTCTCTCAATGATAATTTCTAAGTGCAATTCTCCCATTCCAGATAATATGGTTTCTCCAGTATCGTGGTCGACGTAGCTTCTTAAACTTGGGTCTTCTTCTGTTAATGCATTTAGGGCTTTACCCAATTTTGCTTCATCATCTTTGGTTTCAGGTTCTATGGAGACCGAAATAACAGGTTCTGGGAATTCAAGTTTTTCTAGAACTATATTACATTCTTTATCTGAGAGTGTATCCCCTGTAGAAGTATCCTTTAAGCCAATTAATCCAACAATGTCTCCAGCCCTTATGTAATCAACTTCTTCCCTTTTGTCAGCATGGAGAAAAACAAGTCTAGATACCCTTTCTGTCTTATTTTTAGTTGTATTGACCACGTAGCTGCCCTTATTTAAAGTACCGGAATAAACTCTAGCAAAAGTCAACTTACCAATAAAAGGGTCCGCCATTATTTTAAAAGCCAACGCAAAAAAATCTTCGTCTTTGGAAGGATGAATATCTTTTACATATTCCCCCGTCCTTTCATCAAACGCCTTAACAGGGGGCATATCTAATGGCGACGGCAGATAATCGATAACTCCATCCAACACGGGTTGTATACCTTTGTTTTTAAAAGCACTTCCACAAAAAACAGGTACTATTTTGTTTTGAATAGTGGCTTTTCTTATCGCTTCTTTTAATTTAGCCAGGGGAATTTCTTCCTCTTCTATATAAAGTTCCATTATATCTTCATCAACCTCCGCAATTGCGGCAATTAACTCTTCTCTCTTCGATTCACAAAAATCTATTAAATCATCTGGAATACTGGTTCTTTCGATTGTTTGGCCACTTTCATCTTTCCAATAAAGTGCTTCCATAGTTAGTAAATCAACTACACCTTCAAAATCCGACTCAGAACCTATTGGAACTTGCAAAGCAACAGGATTCGCACCCAACTTATCTTTCATTGTTTGTATAGCGTTAAAAAAATTCGCTCCTATTTTATCCATTTTATTCATAAAAGCAATTCTCGGCACTCTGTACCTGTCAGCTTGCCGCCAAACAGTTTCAGATTGTGGTTCAACTCCAACTTGAGCGTCAAAAACGGCAACCGCCCCATCTAAAACACGTAATGATCTTTCCACCTCAACCGTAAAATCAACGTGGCCTGGTGTATCAATTATATTTATCCTATGATCCTTCCAAAAGGCGGACGTTGCAGCGGAGGTTATGGTAATCCCTCTCTCTTTTTCTTGATCCATCCAATCTGTTTCAGTTGTACCTTCATCAACATTCCCTAATTTGTGTTTTGTCCCCGCATAAAACAAAATTCTTTCGGTAGTAGTTGTTTTCCCTGCATCTATATGCGCAACTATTCCTATATTTCTTATTTTTTCTATGGGGTATAATCTTTCTTTCAAAACAATCCCTCCTAAAACTGCTATACTACCATCTGAAATGTGCAAAAGCTCTATTCGCTTCAGCCATCCTGTGAACGTCTTCTTTCTTTTTTACGGCAGGTCCCGTATTGTTGTACGCGTCTATCAGTTCTTGAGATAATTTACTAATCATATCTCTTCCTTTTTTTGATTGTGCAGAAGTAACTATCCATCTTATAGCTAAAGATGTGGCTCTGTTTTCAGGTACTTCAAAAGGTACTTGATATGTTGAACCCCCAACCCTTCTTGATCTTACTTCTACCACAGGTTTAACATTATCTATCGCTTTATGAAAAGCCTCTATTGGATCTTCTTTTGTTGCTTCAGCCAATCTTTCCAAAGAAGAATACACTATTTTTTGAGCTAAAGATTTTTTCCCATCATACATTAACCTGTTTATAAATTTAGAAAGTAAAATATCTCCGTAAACGGGATCTGGAACTATGTTTCTTTTCTCAGCAGTTCTTCTTCTCATTCAGTAAAGAACCTCCTTATTAAGCCTTTGGTTTTTTGGTACCATATTTACTTCTACTTTGTTTTCTACCTTCAACTCCAGCAGCATCCAAAGCTCCTCTGATTATCTTATACCTTACACCAGGTAAATCTTTTACCCTTCCACCTCTTACCAAAACGTTAGAATGTTCTTGTAGGTTATGACCTTCTCCAGGTATATAACAAGTTACTTCAATTCCATTCGATAGTTTAACCCTTGCAATCTTTCTTAAAGCTGAATTAGGTTTTTTCGGGGTCATAGTTGATACCCTTACACAAACACCTCGTTTTTGAGGGTTACCTCGTAATGCAGGAGATTTGGTCTTTTTCTTTACAGATTTTCTTCCATATCTTATTAATTGATTAATCGTTGGCACTTAGATTTCTCTCATTTCAAGGGAAGCCACTAAATAAGTGCCCTCAAAAATGAGAGTTCACCTCCTTCTGCTTTATTTTAATTTATATTAGTAAAATATATATATTTTTCGTATATTTGAAAAAATAAGAAAACGCCAGTGGATATTTTACATTATTAGACCTTAATTAAAAATTAATTAAATATAACAATTTAAATAATTTATCGTTATTTATAATTGATTTTCAAACGGTTGACCATTCCCTCAGGAATTTTTTTGATAAAATCGTTTTCCTTTTTTACAAAATAAAATGAATTCCTTAAATAAGGGTTGGTCGTTCCAGTCAGTTGTTTCAAAATGTATAATTCATTCTTTGCCCTTGTTATGGCAACATAGAAGAGCCTTTCTTCTTCATCTAATTTTTGTTCTTTAATTGCAAGTCCGTTGGGAAAATCTCCTGGATTCACCGATATGAGAATAACTACTTTCCACTCCAACCCCTTTGCTCCATGAATCGTTGTGAGAGTTAACTTATTCTCATCATTGACCCCGTTCGTGGCGTTCTTTTTTTCATCGTTCGCGGGTATTACCCCTAGCTCTTCACTGAGCGTCAAATCTTCTATAAAAGCACCCACGGAATCGTATCGACTGGCAATTTCACTGAATCTTTCAATATCCATGTTCCTTGATTTAGAATCAGTAAAAGTTAAGAAAGAATATTCTTGGTAGAAATCTTGATAAATGACATCTATCAACTCATCAGGACTACTTTCTTTCTTTTCAAAAAGTTTTGTCAATAATTCCAGGGGTGTTTTGAACTTTTTTATTTCAGTTTCCTTCAATATATTTGAGATGTTATCGTTTTCCTCATTTATTCGAGTTTCTATCTCTTCATAGATCTTTGATGCAGTTTTGTTACCAATCCCAGGAAATAATTTTAAAACTCTCATCCATGAAATCTTATCCAAAGGATTGTTTAATACCTTTAAAAAAGCCAATATATCTTTAATATGTGCGGTTTCGATGAATCTCAATCCCGATAGTATTCTGTAAGGAATACCTTTTGAATCCAATTTTTGCTGTAATACCATAGATAGTGAATGTGATCTATATAGTACAGCGATATCTTTGTAATCTAAACCTTCTTTTAATTTATCTTTTATGATTTTGGTTACGGCATCGGCTTGTTCCAAATCGTCAAAAGTTTCCACAACAAAAGGTTTTAAATAACTTTTTCTTATAGGCTTGAGGACTTTAGGTACAGAGTTAGAAGGTATTAAATGATTAATAAAACCTACTATATCAGAGGTACTTCTGTAATTACTTTGTATTTTGAAAACTTTTGTTCTGTCATCTTCTATAAAATCTTTTACGTTTTTAAATAAAGCTCCTCTAAAAGAATATATGCTTTGAGAATCGTCTCCAACAACTATCAAATTTCCATGAACCGAGGATAAAGCCTCAACCAAT
This genomic interval carries:
- a CDS encoding ATP-dependent helicase yields the protein MEKNKGNDFLFLEKRFPSFLENELDEEQKEAVIKSEGRSIIVAGPGSGKTRVITYKIAYLLNNGVKPENILLVTFTRAAAKEMIERVKNVTNRNMDKMLAGTFHHICNSILRRYATILDYKNNYSILDKEDSKDLLKMAKSEYIKEISDNYKLPKEEVIMKIISYSCNTLTSLREAILERAPYLLNFERDIEQIWGIYTQLKKDMNAMDYDDLLVNTLVLFKTHPEVLNKCSSQFKYVLVDEFQDTNKIQIELVEALSSVHGNLIVVGDDSQSIYSFRGALFKNVKDFIEDDRTKVFKIQSNYRSTSDIVGFINHLIPSNSVPKVLKPIRKSYLKPFVVETFDDLEQADAVTKIIKDKLKEGLDYKDIAVLYRSHSLSMVLQQKLDSKGIPYRILSGLRFIETAHIKDILAFLKVLNNPLDKISWMRVLKLFPGIGNKTASKIYEEIETRINEENDNISNILKETEIKKFKTPLELLTKLFEKKESSPDELIDVIYQDFYQEYSFLTFTDSKSRNMDIERFSEIASRYDSVGAFIEDLTLSEELGVIPANDEKKNATNGVNDENKLTLTTIHGAKGLEWKVVILISVNPGDFPNGLAIKEQKLDEEERLFYVAITRAKNELYILKQLTGTTNPYLRNSFYFVKKENDFIKKIPEGMVNRLKINYK
- the rpsG gene encoding 30S ribosomal protein S7; translation: MRRRTAEKRNIVPDPVYGDILLSKFINRLMYDGKKSLAQKIVYSSLERLAEATKEDPIEAFHKAIDNVKPVVEVRSRRVGGSTYQVPFEVPENRATSLAIRWIVTSAQSKKGRDMISKLSQELIDAYNNTGPAVKKKEDVHRMAEANRAFAHFRW
- the rpsL gene encoding 30S ribosomal protein S12; amino-acid sequence: MPTINQLIRYGRKSVKKKTKSPALRGNPQKRGVCVRVSTMTPKKPNSALRKIARVKLSNGIEVTCYIPGEGHNLQEHSNVLVRGGRVKDLPGVRYKIIRGALDAAGVEGRKQSRSKYGTKKPKA
- the fusA gene encoding elongation factor G produces the protein MKERLYPIEKIRNIGIVAHIDAGKTTTTERILFYAGTKHKLGNVDEGTTETDWMDQEKERGITITSAATSAFWKDHRINIIDTPGHVDFTVEVERSLRVLDGAVAVFDAQVGVEPQSETVWRQADRYRVPRIAFMNKMDKIGANFFNAIQTMKDKLGANPVALQVPIGSESDFEGVVDLLTMEALYWKDESGQTIERTSIPDDLIDFCESKREELIAAIAEVDEDIMELYIEEEEIPLAKLKEAIRKATIQNKIVPVFCGSAFKNKGIQPVLDGVIDYLPSPLDMPPVKAFDERTGEYVKDIHPSKDEDFFALAFKIMADPFIGKLTFARVYSGTLNKGSYVVNTTKNKTERVSRLVFLHADKREEVDYIRAGDIVGLIGLKDTSTGDTLSDKECNIVLEKLEFPEPVISVSIEPETKDDEAKLGKALNALTEEDPSLRSYVDHDTGETILSGMGELHLEIIIERIKREYKVNVKVGQPRVAYKETIKLPAEAEGKYIRQTGGRGQYGHVKLRIEPLPLNSEKEFEFVDKIVGGVIPKEYIPAIENGVKESMQDGVLLGYPMVAIKVEVFDGSYHEVDSSEMAFKIAASMAFKDAVKRAKPVLLEPVMKVDVTTPEEYMGDIIADLSSRRGRVESFENVGGTNTRIIHAHVPLSELFGYATVMRSLSQGRATSSIQFSHYEEVPEQVTQKLLSRE